DNA sequence from the Cohnella herbarum genome:
GTGTCTTGTCGTGTCTCATCGGAAGGCGGCCTTATCGCGAGCTGACCATATTATCGTCATGAAGGACGGCAGGATCGAAGCGGAAGGTACGGCGGAACGCTTGCTAGCCGAGAATGACTCCTTCCGAAAGCTATGGCATGGCGATGAGAGCAGCTAGAGAAACCTCGCGAATCGTATTGTACCTCCCTCGTATTTAAGGGTTTTTCTCACGAATGCTCACTCATTCGCAGGATTTCAATGACTTAGATGTCAGGTGGGTCGATAGGGGCGTAGGGCTGACGGCCGTCGATGACACGTTCGGGTATGCGGGAACAGAAGTCGCGTTATATCGCACTTCGCATTAACGCTCTGCTGCACGCTCCACTTGTCCCCTTGGAGGTTCACCCTCCCATGACTCAACGGGTCTTTGCCCTTACATTCCTTCGTTGTACCTGTCCAAGGCGTGGAGACCGATTACGTTTAGAAGACGGGTCAATTGCCCTGACGGAACTGATACTCGGTTCTCTGTGCGTTCTTTGTCATTGAAGTCCCACGAATGGGTCAGTATTCGTAAGTTGTTCGGTGTGCTGGGTGTTGCTTGTGACTACGCGACCAACGTATCTTGCGATCCGCTGCTATACATTTCTCCACGTTGAATCATGCCAATTAAAATGCGTGCGAGCTTTCCAATGAGCTTGAAGATGGAATACATCTTCGACATGCCTTTAAGCTGGTTACGGGCGTGCCAATGTTTGAAGTCTGAATTCTGCCGCACTAAGCTCAGCATCCCTAAGTACAAATACTTGCGCAGCATGCTGTCGCCCCGCTTGGAGAGCTTAATCTGGCCCTTGTGTTTTCCCGATGTTCGTTCCGCCAGATTGAGACCGGCTCGGCGCAGCAGTTGCCTTCCATGGGCGTAGTGATGCAGACCGCCTGCGCAGCCAAGCAAAGAGGCAATGGTGATCGTGCCTAGACCGTGTAAGCTGCGGAGTTGCTGCACAACGGGCACCTGCTCCAAGAGCGCCTCTATCTCTCGCTGCATCTCTTCGAGTATGAGTTGCGTCTCTTTGTAGACATGCAAAAGGCGAAAGATATCGTGCCGCGCGGCATCGTTTGTATTGGATTTCCCAACACTGTGTGCTGCCGCGTTCAGCAGTTCTACAGCCTTTGCTTTGCCACTGGCTCCAGCTACGCGTCGCATCCCCTGGCTTCGCCATCCCTCCATCACCTCGTCAGCATTCAGTTGCTGTAGATCGACAGGCAGTGGAAAAGCCTTTAATGTTGCTAACGACCGGACACCGTCCCATTCTAGGAATACGCTTCGGAACTCAGGAAAGTACAAGTCTATCCAACGCACGATGCGATTACCTAAGGCGATGGACTGCCCCACCCAGTATTCCCGAGCGCTCATCGCGGCCTTGATTCCGTCAAATACAGGCTCTTGCGGCGCGTAGTTTGTGTAGTAGCCTCGGCTGACGACATCGGCGATGACGAGCGCGTCCTTCGGGTCGTTCTTAGATGGACTGTTGTCGCGGTTTTCCTTATTGCGATGCGTCGTTACCGGGTTCACCAGCACGACCTCGATGCCTTGCTTTAGCAGCCAGTCAGCGAGATTATGCCAGTAGTGGCCTGTGGGCTCCATGCCGACAAGGAAAGAAGTTTTGCCATGTTTGGCCCCCGCCTCCTGCATCCAATGGAGCAGCTTCTGGAATCCGGCTTCTGTGTTCGTAAAGGAAACGTGGCGCGGCGTTAGCGTCCGCCCGCGAAAATCCGTAACCTGTGCGGCATGTACATCTTTAGCGATATCGATCCCTACGATTGCATGATGACTGGTAATTCGTTCAATACGTTGATTTGTAGCGTCGTTTCGAGTAGACTTCATTTTAAGCGCCTCCATGATGGGTTTTAGGGCATTGACCCGTGACACCCCCATCATACGAGGCGCTCCTGTTTTTGTCTAAGTCCAAATCCTAGGCCCTACAGGAATGTTTAGGAGTAGTAACGAAAGAGGTAAAAAAAGGCCGTGAGTCTCCTTGGGGGAGGGCTCACGGCCTTCGCGTTATTGCTGTGTTACGTCATCGAGATATACGGCGGCGGTTCCGGTCGAGTCGGCTGGCGTCAGCACTTGGATGCCGAGGGCCTTGATTTGGTTCTTGTTCGTCACGCTAGAGAGATCGAACGTTACCGTATTGAAACCAGTCCCTGCGTATGCGATCTCGCCTGAGTCGAACCAACTCCAGCCGTCGCCGGATTGCAGGAACAGCTTGAGCTTTACTCCGCTTCCCAAGCTTCCCGCGGCTCCGGGCACGATTTTGACCTTCGCCGTCACGGAGGCCGCGGCGCTTAGATCCAGAGCGTTCGCGTGGCGAAGCTGGAATTGTCCGCCCCCGAGGTTGAAGTCCGCTTTCAGAGAATGAGCGCCTTTCGCCGCCTCCGCCGTTGAAATCTCCAATCCGGTAGCTTGTGCGGTGTTGTAAGCTCCGTCGCCGTCGTTATTGATTGCCCAATTGTCGGCGGCGGTCTCGAAATCGAAACTGATCCCCGTCGGTTGCGCTATCGAAATATAAACATCGTCGACATAGGCGACCGCCGTTCCCGTGCCTCCGGCAGCGGGCTCGATCTTCACGCCGATCGATTGGATGGCATCGAGATTGGCAATTCCGCTTAGCGGAATCGTTAACGTCGTAAATCCGCTGGAGTCGACTAAGGCAGGCGTTCCGCTATCGTGCCATTCCCAAGCCGAGCCGACCTTGATGTATAGCCGGGCGTTCGCTTGACCGGAGGATAGCTTGACTTGGACGCTGATCGCGCTTGCCGTCGATAAGTCAAGGGCCGCAACCTTCGTGAATTCAAAGCCTGTGCCCGCTAGGGAAAATGTCGATGCCATGGCATGCGTACCTTCCGATGCGGCATCCGTCGTAATCGTAGGCGAGGTTGCGCTCGCTTCGTTCACTTCAATGTTCCATCCGGCCGTATCCGTTTCGAAGCCGTAGAGCGTTCCGGCAGGAGCAGGATTCCCTCCGGGTCCGTCTCCTCCGTTAGGTACGCCGCCGGTGCCGTCGTTAATCGCTTTGATATCGTCGAAATACAGGGAGCTGGCAAGCGTCGCGCCGTCAACGGCATTCACGTAGATCGACATCTCCTGAACTTTTTTAAGGCTGACTTTATTTATCTTCTTGCCCGCGTTACCCGTATCCCAAGGGGCAACCGCGAATTCATTGAAGTGAAGATTAACCCAACCGGGCGTCGTAGCCGCAAGCGATGGATAGGCTTCGAAGGAGACGCCGTCGACCTTCAGTTGGATAACGAGTTTCTGGTTCGATCCGTCCGGCACCAACCAGAATCTCAAGCGATTGAAGGTTGACCAGTCGACGCTGCCAAGCGATTTGGTTACGCCTGCATACCCCGAGCCGGCTAGCGTGTAGTCGAGCTTCATCGCATAGTTTCCGCCGCTCTTGTGAGCTCCATCCAACGTGACGGTCGTCGCATCGCCCCCTGCATGGATGACTTTCGCTGCGAGCGCGGCATCGCTGCCTTGGTAAGATTCGAAGTCGTCCACGAGAGCCGGATCTTGCGGCGCTTCGGCATACGCGCTGTACAATCCGATGTTATCGATATAGATAGGACCGTTGTGTTCTAAGGAGTTTCCGACGAGAGAAATCGCCATACCGGTTGCCGTGGCAGATTTTGCGGGGTCATTCAGATCGATGACCGGGGAGTATTTGGCGTACACGACGCCGTTAATCGTCTCCGTCGGTAGATCGGTCAGCTTCATCTCCGTCGTCATGCCGTATTTCGTATCCCAATCGCCCGGCAGCATGACGATGGCGCGAACGCTGGCATTTGCGCTCATATTGCCTGCGGATAAGGGAATCCAAGCGTTAAGCTTAACTCTTCTCACATCGGCGATCGTCACGCTTGCGGCCAGATTGGACAGCTCAAGCTTTAACTCCTGCCAGGTATCCGTATGGATGGCATTGCCGACGTTCAGTTGAAGGACATGGTTACCTCCGAGGTTACCGTGCGAGAGCGTTAAGCCAAGGGTCTCGGGGTAAGTTCCATTATTCTGAATTCCGTTGATGTCCGTATCGAAATCGAAGGTTTTCATTAAGATTTCGTTTACCTTAACGAATACGGTTACCGTCTGCTGCAGGATGGTATGATTCGGCTTGTATACTTTAACCGTCAGGGTAGCCGTCTTGCCGTTAAAGCTCGCTGCCGGCGACCAATTCGCCGTATAGAAGAAACGGTCTGCATCAAGCGTCATCGGAATTTCCTCGCTCGACCCTTGGATCGAGTAGACGACCTTGGTCGGATTGACGTTGAGAGCGCGAACCCGGATCGTGGTCGTAGCTTCGCTCACCGTGCCGTTATCCGTCGGAGAGACGATGTGCATGAGCGGGTTTTTCGCTGCGGTTCGTACCTTCTTGCCGTCATATACGCCTTTCACTTCCTTGAGAAACGCGGTATAAGGATCTTTGTAATAAGCGATGAAGTCAGGAAGCAACTCGTGGTCGCCTAAGCCGTTCGGCGCATTGCGATAGGGAACATAGAGGTTGTTGCCGAGCCCGAAGTTGGCCCAGGTTTGCATATAGGCGATCCGCTTCGCGTCGGGATCGGACTTGATCGCTTGCAACAAACGGGTGAACCACTGCAGGTCGGCGTTGCCAGTCGTCAGCATTCCCGCCGGGCTGTAGCCGAACTCGGAGAAAGTGGCGATCTTTCCTTTGCCGTCCGCCAGTTTGGATATCATCTTGAGGTCGGCAACGAGGCCGTTAAGAAAACCGGGAGTTCCGGGCGTCTGCTGATTGTCGTATTGATCCATGCCCAGAACATCGACGTAATCGTCTCCGGGATAGGTTGCCAGGTAGGAGCTCTCGGCCCCTCCGAACGTTCCGTTAGGGGAGAATGCGTACAGGAAGTTATGAACGCCTTTCTTATCCCGCAAATACTCGACCGTGTATCTGAAAATTTCTACGTACTGGCTGGACGTCGTTGTTTTCGCGCCCCACCAGAACCAGCCGCCGTTCTGTTCGTGAAATGGCCGGAAGAGGATAGGGATCAATTTGCCCTTGTCGTCTTTAGCATTATTGGCGAACAGAGCGATGTTATCGAGAAATTCATTATAAGCCGCGTTTTTGTCCCCGCCCGGCAAAATATGGGCCACGACGGAGCCGGCCGTATCGTTAAAGCTGCCTCCCGTGACGAAGTTGGGCATATGCGCGCTTAGGGTTACGATCCCGCCGATCTTATGGACGGCTTTCACCGACTGGATGAGGTTGGCGCGGCTTTGTTCAAGGTTGCCTGCCACGCCCGGCTTTTCCTTTCCTTCCAAGCTAAGCGTGTCCCAGCCGAATACCGCGGGGAAATCGCCGACTGAATTTTTTACTTCGGATTGGAGACCGGTGGCGGTGCTCGACAACGTGAGGCCTTCATCCGTTGCGTGCTGGTGGCCGAACAGCAATTGCTTGCCGCGGGTTTGGTTCAAATAGACGAACAAAGACCGAGTGTTGTCCGTGGCATTCGGGTCGACCAGATTAATGACGGGAGCGTTGCCTCCTCCGTTGCCATGCCCATTTCCGTTACCGTTGCCTCCTCCGTTGCCATGCCCATTCCCATTGCCATGCCCTCCGCCATGGTTATTGCCCCCGTTCCCGTTATTGTTGCCTCCTCCTCCTCCATTCCCGCCTCCGCCGTTCCCGTGACCATCGATGCTCCCGTGTCGGCTGCCGGATTGCCCGGCATTTTTGGCAGATGATGCAGGTTCCGTTTTCGCCATAACCGCCGAAGAGAATAGGGATACACCCAGTGTAAGGATAATTGCGAGCGCAATGCCTAATCTTTGCTTCTTTTTCATTTCGACTCTCCTTTAAGAATTTAATGGTTGTTATGCACCTAACAGAAATGCGGTGAGCGAACGATCTTCCCCCTTTGTTTCTTGATTAGAACACCGAATCAAAACGCTACAACGGTATATATTGTAAGCGCTTTTACAAGAGTATAGCGCAATAATTGGAAAAATATAGAGGGTTGAATTTGCTTTTATTGTGCTTGGTTACTGTTATTTTGTTAGGTTTCTCGCATGTTGCGGACGAAGTTTTGTTAGGTTTCATTTTTGCCCGGATTGACAGGAGTCGACTCCATGATTACGATATAGTTAAATACTTAACTAGTTAAGGGCGATTACGGTATGAAAAACATTCAACAATACGTGACGGAGCTTCCGCTCGAAGCCCGAACGTTCTTCACTCTGGTTGAAGCTACGGCTCGCTTGATTGGACAGTCGGAGAAATATTGGGCTTCTCAGGACTTGAACGGGGCAAGGATCCGTTTGCTCGTGGAGATCGCCAAATCCGGCGGCAAGATCCTGCCATCCGTTCTAGCTAGTCGGATCGGCGTGACGAAAGCGAACATAAGCCTATTAATGGGTCCCTTGGAACAACTGGGATATATTACGATCGCAAGCGACCCGGAGGATGGGCGAAAAAAAACGATCGTGCTTTCGCCTGAAGGGGAGAGCTTACTCTGGGAAGTACTGCCGGGGAACAGATCGGTTATCGCTACTCAGATGGAAAGCCTGAACGATGAGGAAAAGATGCAATTGTTAGCGCTGCTTGGCAAGCTTCAGAAGGGGACTGCGAATCAGTAGTTCCTTTGTTTTTAGACATATAGTTAAGTGCTTAACCAATAAAGGGACGAGAAAGGATGTTACACATGAGGAAGATCGCCATGACGGGCGTTACGGGTAAACTTGGAAAACTTGTCGCGAAAGAACTGCTGAACAGGGTACAACCAGAGAATCTAATCTTCAGCGTGAGGAGGACAGCTACGGCAGAGGCCGATCTTTACAGAAAACGAGGCGTAGAGGTCAGATTCGGAGATTATGACGCACCCGATTCTCTAGCGCATGCTTTTCACGGAGCATCCACACTACTCTTGATCTCTTCATCCCACCGGGATGATTCCATTAGATTGAGGCAGCACAAAGCAGCGATTGGAGCGGCCCGACAGGCGGGGATAGAACGGATCGTCTATACCAGCTTCGCGTATGCCGATAAAGGCCGATTGCCGCTCCACTCGATGCACTTGCAAACGGAGCAAGCCATTCGCGATTCCGCCATCCCTTATACGATTCTTCGAAATGCGACCTACATGGATATTCTTAAATTTCTAGGAATTCGTGAAGCGATAACCAGCGGAATATTGCTCAGCCCGCCGGGAAAATGGACGTTTAACGCGGCGTCAAGGGAGGATCTGGCGACTGCGGCGGCAATCGTTCTCGCGGAGGAGGGGCGTGAGAACCGGACCTACGAGTTGACGGCCGCGCGGGCGTGGGATCTAGAGGATCTCGCCCGCGCCTTATCGGAAGCGTCCGGACGCAGGGTCGTGCACCGGGCGGACCCCGTTATGGACGGTCCGTTGTACAAGATGTTACCCCTGTCGGATACGAGAACCGTTTCGCCCGATTTAGCGAGGTTGGTCGGGTATCCTTTGCTCACTCTCGGGGACGAGGTACGAAAACTGTTAGAGGCGAATAGAATCGGCTGACGCTTTACGCGATCTCGATCTCGAGGACGACCGGACAATGATCGCTGCCTTTGATCTCCCAATCGATCTGCGCGTCCACGATCGA
Encoded proteins:
- a CDS encoding NmrA family NAD(P)-binding protein; this translates as MRKIAMTGVTGKLGKLVAKELLNRVQPENLIFSVRRTATAEADLYRKRGVEVRFGDYDAPDSLAHAFHGASTLLLISSSHRDDSIRLRQHKAAIGAARQAGIERIVYTSFAYADKGRLPLHSMHLQTEQAIRDSAIPYTILRNATYMDILKFLGIREAITSGILLSPPGKWTFNAASREDLATAAAIVLAEEGRENRTYELTAARAWDLEDLARALSEASGRRVVHRADPVMDGPLYKMLPLSDTRTVSPDLARLVGYPLLTLGDEVRKLLEANRIG
- a CDS encoding MarR family winged helix-turn-helix transcriptional regulator, which translates into the protein MKNIQQYVTELPLEARTFFTLVEATARLIGQSEKYWASQDLNGARIRLLVEIAKSGGKILPSVLASRIGVTKANISLLMGPLEQLGYITIASDPEDGRKKTIVLSPEGESLLWEVLPGNRSVIATQMESLNDEEKMQLLALLGKLQKGTANQ
- a CDS encoding IS110 family transposase, which produces MKSTRNDATNQRIERITSHHAIVGIDIAKDVHAAQVTDFRGRTLTPRHVSFTNTEAGFQKLLHWMQEAGAKHGKTSFLVGMEPTGHYWHNLADWLLKQGIEVVLVNPVTTHRNKENRDNSPSKNDPKDALVIADVVSRGYYTNYAPQEPVFDGIKAAMSAREYWVGQSIALGNRIVRWIDLYFPEFRSVFLEWDGVRSLATLKAFPLPVDLQQLNADEVMEGWRSQGMRRVAGASGKAKAVELLNAAAHSVGKSNTNDAARHDIFRLLHVYKETQLILEEMQREIEALLEQVPVVQQLRSLHGLGTITIASLLGCAGGLHHYAHGRQLLRRAGLNLAERTSGKHKGQIKLSKRGDSMLRKYLYLGMLSLVRQNSDFKHWHARNQLKGMSKMYSIFKLIGKLARILIGMIQRGEMYSSGSQDTLVA
- a CDS encoding glycosyl hydrolase, coding for MKKKQRLGIALAIILTLGVSLFSSAVMAKTEPASSAKNAGQSGSRHGSIDGHGNGGGGNGGGGGNNNGNGGNNHGGGHGNGNGHGNGGGNGNGNGHGNGGGNAPVINLVDPNATDNTRSLFVYLNQTRGKQLLFGHQHATDEGLTLSSTATGLQSEVKNSVGDFPAVFGWDTLSLEGKEKPGVAGNLEQSRANLIQSVKAVHKIGGIVTLSAHMPNFVTGGSFNDTAGSVVAHILPGGDKNAAYNEFLDNIALFANNAKDDKGKLIPILFRPFHEQNGGWFWWGAKTTTSSQYVEIFRYTVEYLRDKKGVHNFLYAFSPNGTFGGAESSYLATYPGDDYVDVLGMDQYDNQQTPGTPGFLNGLVADLKMISKLADGKGKIATFSEFGYSPAGMLTTGNADLQWFTRLLQAIKSDPDAKRIAYMQTWANFGLGNNLYVPYRNAPNGLGDHELLPDFIAYYKDPYTAFLKEVKGVYDGKKVRTAAKNPLMHIVSPTDNGTVSEATTTIRVRALNVNPTKVVYSIQGSSEEIPMTLDADRFFYTANWSPAASFNGKTATLTVKVYKPNHTILQQTVTVFVKVNEILMKTFDFDTDINGIQNNGTYPETLGLTLSHGNLGGNHVLQLNVGNAIHTDTWQELKLELSNLAASVTIADVRRVKLNAWIPLSAGNMSANASVRAIVMLPGDWDTKYGMTTEMKLTDLPTETINGVVYAKYSPVIDLNDPAKSATATGMAISLVGNSLEHNGPIYIDNIGLYSAYAEAPQDPALVDDFESYQGSDAALAAKVIHAGGDATTVTLDGAHKSGGNYAMKLDYTLAGSGYAGVTKSLGSVDWSTFNRLRFWLVPDGSNQKLVIQLKVDGVSFEAYPSLAATTPGWVNLHFNEFAVAPWDTGNAGKKINKVSLKKVQEMSIYVNAVDGATLASSLYFDDIKAINDGTGGVPNGGDGPGGNPAPAGTLYGFETDTAGWNIEVNEASATSPTITTDAASEGTHAMASTFSLAGTGFEFTKVAALDLSTASAISVQVKLSSGQANARLYIKVGSAWEWHDSGTPALVDSSGFTTLTIPLSGIANLDAIQSIGVKIEPAAGGTGTAVAYVDDVYISIAQPTGISFDFETAADNWAINNDGDGAYNTAQATGLEISTAEAAKGAHSLKADFNLGGGQFQLRHANALDLSAAASVTAKVKIVPGAAGSLGSGVKLKLFLQSGDGWSWFDSGEIAYAGTGFNTVTFDLSSVTNKNQIKALGIQVLTPADSTGTAAVYLDDVTQQ